The following coding sequences are from one Nodularia sp. LEGE 06071 window:
- a CDS encoding helix-turn-helix domain-containing protein, translating into MKIESREKLVEIIKLARGSMSQRAFGKLLGVSATAVQLWEKGVNVPDTDYLAKIAARAGYTLQELITCLNGEPIQEISDINLILRQIKYMPLSQVAQIVRAVADRLETVAETSEDEAKAS; encoded by the coding sequence GTGAAAATTGAAAGCAGAGAAAAACTTGTAGAAATCATCAAATTAGCTCGTGGTTCCATGAGTCAACGAGCCTTTGGCAAACTCTTGGGAGTTTCTGCTACTGCTGTTCAGTTGTGGGAAAAAGGTGTGAATGTGCCAGATACCGACTATTTGGCGAAGATAGCCGCCAGAGCGGGCTATACGCTACAAGAGTTAATCACCTGCTTAAATGGCGAGCCAATTCAAGAAATTTCCGATATAAATTTGATTTTGAGACAAATCAAGTATATGCCTTTGAGTCAAGTGGCTCAGATTGTGCGCGCTGTGGCGGATAGATTAGAAACTGTGGCTGAAACATCTGAGGATGAGGCCAAGGCTAGTTAA